ATGAATGGTATTCAGTTTATTCTGGGCTAAGTTACGTTGCAGCGGCGGCATCCAGCCACTGAACTAGAAGTAAAATGGGACTGTAGCGGAATTGAAAGGCGGAATTTACCCTTTATCCCTGGCCACGATCTTCGTGTTCCAGCCTACGACGGGGCCCCTTTCGTTATCCCTTTTTTCGCCCTGTCTCGCTCCCTTCGCCTCCGCCCGCCAGGAGGTCTCTGTTGTCTCGACGAGCAAATAGAGAAGCAGGAGTGAAAACTCCGACGTGTACATCAACTATTCACCACCTCTGAGAACGGCTTTCAAGAGGTAACCGAACCACCGTGAATACGGCTATCGTTAACGGAACCGCTCTCCCTTTTCTCAGCCACGTCTATCATCGCGATACGCGCGTTGGCCTCTCGCTTTTGGACCGCCGCCACCGTCGCGATTTTCGAGCAAATTTAACTTCCACCTTCCGTTGAATACCTCGACGAGGCGAACCAGCCGCGGTTCTGTTGATTTTCGGATGAAAATCGGGGAAAGTATTAATTGCTCGCCGCCCGTTCGGCCGAAAAATTTCATTCCTCTGAACTCTGCCACTTCAAACTTCAGATGAATACCTGTCTTCGTGGAAAGTATAAATAGTAGACTGGAGATATTTCAGTTGTTAGAAGTAGATGGATCAATGTTCAGGGAAACGTGGAGAGGATTAATAGAGGTATGGGGAATTTTTTGTGTATCTCTAATGAGGTTCAGGTTTTCAATCATGTTCTACTGTTTTAAGCGTCAATCGAGGGCGCCTGTGGAATAGCAACCAGCATTAGTTGGATATTCTCAGTAAATGTTACACGTTGTAGGTTTTACTTTCTCAGTAACTGTTGAaacgaaattaattaaatttcggTTATTTAAATTACTCATCGCTCCATGCTTATTTCTGAACATTAAAGATATTACTAAAACCTAGTTTTAGCTCACAATAGCTGTAACAACGTGTAACATGGCTTTCGAACGTTTTGACTTGGGATCTTCGATCAAACTTGAGATGTTGCGATACTAACTGACGTAGACTTAATACCGAAAATTCTGCTACCCATGTTACAGGatgttataactattaccaGCGTAAGTTAAACTTCAGTACTACCTCTAACATTCACAAATCCATCAGATACTATCAATACTGTTCTTTCAACCCTTGTTCACATAATTACAGTCTATTTCTCTAATAACTTCACTCTAGTGACATAAAAAAAGGGTAAGCTCAGCAACGAGTAACATTAGTCGACAATATTCACTCAGCTGCTACTGGTTGCCATTCTACAGGCGCTTGAACCAATATTTCAACAATACTGTATAATTGAAAACCTAAACTCCGTGGGGCATACAACCTCGTTTTATTACTTCTACTGTCTACAACCCAAGAAAGTGTCCCACATTTTTATTAACATCCTATATGAGCTCGGGCGTGCTCTTCAGAGGGGCGGCATATTACTTCAAGCATTGTAAGTCACGGTTCTCTCCTCGTACAGGGTTCTGAGGTAaaaaaaaaacgaggaaaaggtGGAAAAACGAAATAGAGTAGTCGGTGCGTCCGCTGCAGCCGGGATTTTTACAAGCCAAAACTAACCTTCCGTACAAACGTGCGCTGTACTGTGAAATGTGAGAAAATTCCTGGCCGCCCCTCGTGCTACCTGAACCTCGAGAGGCGTTTCCGTCGCGGTTTACGCAGACGTATTAACTTATTCTGACGCGACACGGAAAAAAAAAAGGTCGGAAGACGGGGAAGAAGAAGAGAGACGGCCGTCTCCATATTTAGCTTACGGTATTTATTTGCATACTGTTCCGTGGGACACCATTTGCATACTATTAGCCGTGACGAGACCCGACGAGGGAGCAACGTGCGCACACACGCGCGTGTGTATGCCAAAAGGACTGTTTGTGCGTCTCTCTTAAAAAGTATACCTTGCccatttaataattaatatctgTGAACACGCGCGACGATGTGCATGGAATTTGGTTCGCTTGTTATTGAATTAGCATGTCCGAGATGAAAGCGCGAGAAGGTTTGagttattcaattttttaattctatGCGGGTATATGCATAGAATAttccgacaacaggtgtcagaaattttgagaCCTAATTTTATGTGATCGAATAGAAAAAAGAATGTTCAAAAGAATTTTCAGGAGAAATGACGAAGTTCGTGTGAAgcatgtctgacttaggacttattctactgtcggtgTGTACTACTTAGAGCGATGCTGGATTAAAGGTCTGTAGATCGGGACCATATCTGGACCATTATTAAGGGTGGTCCTTGTTCGAGGAAGACTCGAACGTTTTTTTATCGGGCTAACTTTCCTTCATTTCCTTTATAAGTAATCATTACCTCTATCAGGACCTTCAACGCCTTATTTCCCCACAATTTTCCTCGCAAACATCGGTTCAATAATTCTTTCGGAAACAAAGACCAACACGGCGACTACCAGCGGCTTTTAACACTGCAAACAGGGTAGGACGTATACGTATCTGAGAGGATAatgtcatctgtcctcaatcttctctcGTCGAAAACACGACGTCGTAACAAGAAACAGGAGAAAGAGCATGATTGATTATGCAAACACGTTGTTATTACTGATTCAGTGTATCCCCGTTGCGCGGCGTGTACCACGGCCGGCGACCGTGTGCACGTTACACAGCTAACCCATTATCAAATTGTGTACCCGGGCTTTCGTTAGGTCACACACGAACCACAGTGCAGGCTTTGCCTGTTACCGAACGTACGATGCAGGACGAAAGCTTGAAAGCACGATTCCAGCACCATAGCTACTACCGCACGGTTTTCGAGCGGAACCTCTATCCCTCCCTGTAATCACGATCCCCAGCGTGTAACGAACGGTACAGGGAATGCATTTAGCAAGGCTACGTCCGCGGTATCACGCATCATCGGACCGGATGATTTTTAGCGTACAGTGAAACCACGTGAAGTGACACGCTTTTTGCCAGTTTTTCTTCcctttcatttctacgatcaacgAACTTGTATAAATATATTAGTGAAATAATTGCTTACTGGATTTTACGAATTTTTAAGCATTAAAGTggatatttcaatattcaaacaactTTTTTAATTTGCTGGGATACTCGaagttcaaaatttttaaatatttgaattttcaaatatttaaatatttacttaTACGAACCGTCTAATTTGcgaatttcaaattttagatTTATCAGGTTTTCAAATATTGGAAtaatcaaattttcgaatacgtATTTAGATGCTAAGACTAGGCGAATATTCAGAACGTAAGATTATTACTCACTATCACGTTGTGTTAGGAGTTTCCACACACCTGTATGAATTTCGTGCGTACTTCAGCTGTGCTCTAACTTCCCTTACGTGCCCAAGTGCCGATTAAGCCAGAATCTAATGAGTTTCGTGTATAGAGTGTACTCACTTGTAGCTAAGTCGTATCACTAATGCATTCTCACATTATTTGGTACTTGTAGTGTTCCACACGACCGAAGAACTTCACATTTGATCTTTGGATCATAGATGGAATGAAAGTACTTAAAACTTCTCAAGGAATATTAATAACGTTGCTGGCTCAAAGAGAGAATCTGAATAGTATTATTGGACACGGTGATTATTTTTGAACCTGCGAAATATTGCGTTCATTAAACGTTTGGTTTGTCCATGTACTGTAGCTTGTAATATGAGCTCGATTTTAAAGGGCCCCAGGAAGCTGTACGATCCATTATCGTTCTAGTCACTATTTCCAAGCGAAATCTCAGCGAATCCCGCTGGGAGTTCTGCGCACTTCGGTGGCTACTCCACAATACCTACAATCTGTTTCTTCCGTTTAGCACCGTAATTGCGCTATTATTACAAGTATCTTGGTCCCTCGTTCACTGTTTCCCATTTTTAAGGCGTTTATGTAGCCGCGAAACTCTTGTCGAGGAGCCATCTGGGACGTGTGTATACCTAGAAATGATATCGAGAGCGCTGGTTGCTAAGTAGGTTCGAAATAGTGGGTCAGCGTTTATGAAGTGGCTGCTTTAAAGGAGTCAATTCAATTTACAGACTTTCAGACTTACTTCATACTTAAATATGTAAATTACACGCTTCTTTGAGAGTTCATTTAGAATATCGAATATGTCAGGTAATGaattaaaagtaaaatgaaGGAATTTCTGTAAGAATTGCTCCTGCATCGATTCCATAAAATATTCTTCAGTAGCTTTTTTTATATCGGGATCTTTGCTTCAGGAAGTCTGCATAAAATAATTGTGTAAATTGCTCCCCTTTTTTCCACGACGGGAAAAAGTAGAATCCACATGGACAGGAGAGTTAATGAAGTTTTACAGTGCAAGGAAAAGGCACTATTTATATAGTAGAACTTCATTAAAGCTGCCAGTTCCCGCGGGTTATATCCATTCTGCTTTATTGTTTCTGTTCCCGTGAAATACACTTTTATAGAAATCATCGTGGACCTCTCATACATCACGCCCTTGAGCCACACAATTTTAGCACGACGAGTTTTAAATTAAAGACCTACGAGTAGCATTCGTCCGTAATTAAATTATCTCGAAATGTTTATAATGTGGATTTGAATCATTTTCGTAACTAAATGGAATAGAAAGCGATAGATTTGATAATTGCAGAGTGTGTGAATATTCAGGTTTAATCTACATTGGACATTAACGTATTCTAATGGGTTACCAAAGTTTAGTGCCCGATTTTTACATTGCCGCTGAGAGTAAGAAACTGACGTCGTGGTAATTAGAGCGATAAAACAAGCAAATTGCTCTGGTTTGGACAGACCCAATACACTGTTCCACGGCGGGCTTCATTTCTTATAGCAAAACTTATTTGCACGGTGTTTCACAGCGAAATAGTGGTCGTAGGATTTTTGCTCCGACAAACTCTGCTACAAAGTTTCAGAGTTGTAATGTTAGCTATCATTCGCACAACGTTTAATTTCTTACGATTGAAGTTGCACGTTTCCTTCTTTCCAATTTTCTCATTCTCAGTTCCATTATAGTCTTTCATATTCTTTTGTTTGCAACAAGTTTTTCTGCATCTAAATTACTTACTTAGAAGGAATACAGCGGCGTGATATTATCGTGGAAAATTCGAGAGGGATAATTCTGAAAAAAGAACGCTAGGAACTGTGACAACTAAACCGCTTAAGAACTTCAGGTTCGTGGCAAAAGTCTATTTCGTGGCAAGTTCTATTTTCCACTTCATTTGTATACTTCGTTTCCCTGTTTAAACACACCTAATGGCACAATTTTCCAAGTCCCACTAGAGTCACTAAACCTacaaataaatttcattttagaaagcaCAGTAAACATGACTGAGAAGGTTTTTGCAAGAAAGCATTTAAGCGGCACTTAAACTTTTTTGTTTCTAGTACATATTACATCTATATATTCATAGTATAATGTTATTTTTAAAATGGATTAATAGTCATATGGACCCTTTTACCATAAATTGAGGAAAAAGAAGTGATCCAAAAACAAGTGTCCTAGGAATAGGCAACAtatttacaaaataataattcaaTAATGATAACTCAACAATCTAAAGAAAATAATAGGCTGACAGACCTCTGGATCCTTTTCTCAGAAACCTCCTCAACTATTCTTCCATCTTTCAGTTCGGATGCCGACCATGGAACCTCAGTCTGACCAGCGTGGTGGTTCTGGCGCTCTCGAACATGCTGCTGACTTTCCTGCTGCTACAGTCGGAGACCTGTATCTCCGAGAAAGCCCACAGGGACATGGAACCGAACGTGGCGaccgagtggagcctgggtaccCTGATGAAGGAGCAGCAACCCCAGCAGTCGGACTGCACGACACAAGACTACCAGCCGCAGCCAGTTGACGGGAGCAGCTTGAAGCTGGACATAAAGCTGGGCAGATGGGACGCCCGTAAGCTGTACAGGACCTTCGACCACGTCCTAGTAGGGTCCAGCTTCGTAGAGCTGTCGCAGACCTATCGTGTCTGTCTGGCCACTCAGAGCTCAGTGGAGAAGCTGCACTCGTTGGTCCAGGGTGCCCATCACTGGACAGGACCCATGTCGGTGGCCCTCTACGCGGCTGGCGACGAGGAGTTCGAGGTCCTTCAGAAGTACCTGGTGTACCTTAGAAGATGCTACGAGCCAATAAGGGAGAGGGTCGCGTTCTCGTTGGCAGTGCCAAAGGTCAGGCCCCCCAGGAAGCAGCCCCGCGATTACGAGCTGCCCGAGCTGTTGGATTGTGCCAAACCCGAGGCGACGTTGAACGAGATGATGAACGATATCTCGAACGAGCAGACCAACTGGCGGGTACGGAACGTCTATCCCCAGAATCACATGAGAAACCTGGCCAGAAAGAACTGCCAGTCGGACTACGTGTTCCTGACGGACGTCGATATCGTGCCCAGCTTCAACCTGACTGGGACGCTCGATGAATTCCTAAAGACCGATACCTGTGATAAGTGCGCCTACGTGATACCGACGTACGAGCTGGACTCGCGCGTCAGATTCCCTCAGAATAAGACCGAGCTGGTGCGGTTGGCCAGGAAGGGGCTGGCTAGGCCCTTCCACCAGAAGGTCTTTATACATAACCAGTTTGCCACCAATTTCACCAGGTGAGAATAGTTTCTGCGAGGGGGATTCAGATTTTCTGGGGCTCGATTCGGATGTGGATTAACGCTTCAATTCGTTTCGAATGGGGAAATGTTTCAGAAATTTAAATCATTAGTCTGATTAAACCTTTGCCTTGGAATAACGATTCATACTTGGAGTTTGAGTtacgtttcaaatattttattagaaGTCGGAGTTGAAATCTATTTGACTTTCAGTAATTATTTAGTTAACTGCTAGTTAATTTGGGGGTTTTATCTGTGGGGTGGTTTAGTTTAGATTTCATAATTTAGAAGGGAACGATGGTGATCTATAATTTTTTGATTACTGTTTCAGGTGGATTCTGGACACTTCTCAAAATCATAAGAACTATGGCAATGTAAAGACTGGCAAGGTCTATATTAGTCATGATGTGACGAATTTTGAGTTCCTCTACGAGCCCTTCTACGTTGCGAAGGATATTGTCCCACCCCATGACGAGAGGTTCATGGGTTATGGATACACCAGGAATACTCAGGTACACATATTTCATTCTATCTCAGACATCGATGAAATTCTGTAATCAACTTGAAACTTAGTTGCTTTCTTTACCTTTATACTGatacaaaattatttaacaAAAGTTCAAGCCTTGATTACTTAATTTACTACCACTGAAACTAAGACCAGAAGATTGTTTATTCTCTATTAGTTATAGTACTCACCTTACTATGGTACCTTTAGCCATAAGCTTCTTGATATTTCCATCAACTTTACAtcctaatatttttatttcggtGACTGGAGCGtaataaaaattctattacGAGCACTTTGTCCCGATTATACCTCGTGGAATACTGAAACAGATCGAGATCCAGATAAAAATGAAAGAGTGCATATTTGCCTAGCGCATATAGAATAGTGTACATAGATCGCGTGAACATGTTCGTGAGGTTCAGAAGGATCACCGAGGGTGATGGGTGAAACGAATAGGAGAGCGACAGGAATGGAATGGGGTAGTTTGGGGAGTACGAAACTCCAACGAGCAAATCCCGCGCGCCTAGGAACATTAATTGAATTACATATTATCATTGCCGCTGTTATCGTGCGATGGAGGCCCATTTTGCAGAACAAGCATTATTCAATTTAAACTTGATACATCTTGCGCCCGTCTAATCGAACGTTTGCATATCGAGGACGCGCGTACCCTCGTTCCAGTACTCGTTGTAAACAGTAATTCATGTTTCAAACTGCACTTTCCGAGCTCGTTAACAATTTACGGCGAACATCGCGTCGTCAGCTAATATCTACACTAGTGTGGTACTTTCGTGTCCTCGCACTGTCATGCGCGGAAAGGATTTGAATACTGTTATCATTCGTCTGTCAACGTTGAAATTAAtgataattcaaatattcatgtaCTGAAGCAATTATATATAGAGTTAAAAGTAATTATAACCTGTATCGACTGAAGTTGATAGGATTTTATTTTCGACTGTTCGATACAAGAGAAACTGGGTCACAGTAGTTCAAGTGTGTGCTTGGTCAGACGATTAGATGACGTTCATTACTGGGATTTTTATTTGGAGATTCATTTTGTTTTATGACAAACTGCGTTCTAGTGGAATAGATTTTGTGTATAGACAACTTATGATGTGTATTTCATAGAGATTTCTACCGAGAGAAAAAAATTAAATCACCTGCGGTtttgattaaaattttattgtatGGTAAATCTTCCTGCATTTTGAAGTTAATATTTCAATGAAATTGGAAAGATTAACACATTTCATTTATTACTAATAAGCTATTAATAAGTTAGTACAGTTTTGCCGGTTCACGTTCGTACAGTTACATTTTGACCGTGTTGAATTAAATATTCATActtaattatattttactaaTATTATCACTTTATGAACATTAAGTTTATTAAGACATTCACATTTCTATTGATTAACTATTCATTATTGCACACTATACTTAACGAAAACCAGCGCTTGACTTATTGCTAGAATCACAGTAAAACAGTTCCACATAAATCAGACACCCTCGCAAGTAGTACATTGAACAATAACTCCTCCTTTCCACTATAACCAGTACCACACAATAAACTACTAAATCAAGCACCTCAAACCACACCTGCGGAGCCCAATAAAAAACTATCTCTTCAGCATACAAACCTGCTCTCTCTACCCATTCCATCAACAATATACTACAAACCTCATAAACTCAGACTATCACTTATTTCAGGGCTAGTTAACTCGCGGGGCTCGCGAGCCCTAGGCGTCTCTTTCCCCCACTGACTTGCTCCTTACCTCGTCCCCACTATTCAACACAGACATCCCTCCCACTTGCACCATCGCTCATGGAAAAGTAGTGGTGGCTACGGGACCCAAGTAGTGGGGAAAAAGAGGGACTGATGGTGGGAGCATGTGACTGCCGACGTAAGAAGTTAGCTAGCTTCCTTCAACAATCTCCCAACACCAATGCACCCTCCTCTCAAGATACGTTCCTCTTCTTCTCCTAGCGATCCAAACCTCCCATAAAACAGAAATTCCACTGAAGTTCCATCGAAGCCCTCACTCTGCGTCCCGTCTACCTCATATCCAGGTCACGCAGTGCTGCCATCCCCTCGTAACAACGTCAGGAATCACCGAAGCCGCGTTATCCCGCGCGTTTGAGCGGGCGGATAAACCGTGGGGACGTATCGCGTGTGCTCGCGTCGCGGGTTGCGCTACGCCAGCGCGTCGAGGGCTTGCCAATGACGGGTGACGTCGCCGCCCGTGAGCCCGCCGCGGGGCTTGTCGGCTGGAAATAACGGAATTCCATCGCGCGGCGAAAATCCGCGCGGCGACGTTCCGTCGGCTTGCTCGTGGAACGAAGTATGCGCCAGCGACGGCAATAAAACGGGCGTAAATCTACGCGGGCCACGTAGCGCGGCAACACCCGCGCGGAACAGGGGCGAATGTAAGCTGGTGTACTGTTACGAGCGTTACACGCTCCTTGGCTCCCGTCGACCACCTAACCGTACATTGGTATTCGCGTCTTCTCTGCGGTTCGTTCGCACAACATCCACTTCCCGCGGAGGAATGAGAATGGATATCGTTCGCTTTCCCTACACCCTTGTATTTCGAGCTCCTGCTCGAGCAACCAGACCCTCAGTGGCTGCATCCCGATCCAATGCAATCCTGTCGTGTCGTTCTTTGCTCGTGCTAGCCCTCCGCGAGTTTTGTGCTCCTACGTTTGCCCCGTTTTGTCATCGTCCTACCCCCGTTTTACGACGATCTCGCGTAAGTTTGAACGACTCGTGGTTATTCTGAGGGGAGTTGTGGGATTGTGAATTGGTCGAGGCGAATTTGAGAAGGGGTATATTGTGGATGAGGAGGTAGGGGGAGAGGGTGGTTTGGGTGTTGGATGGTTGCGAATGGAAGAGAAGGTTCGTCTGTTGGGTGATTGTGAGTGGAAGGGGAGGATTTTTGGGGGGTTGTAGGAGGATGGGGAGGTTGGGTGGGGTGCTTGGTTGGGGGATTTGGAATGTTTATGAATGGAGTGGGAAGTATAGGTTTCAGTAGATTTTAAGGTGGGTGTTTGATGTGAAGttctttctttttaatatttgtGGGGATCTTAATTATTAACCTTATATTATATGCCTAAGAACGAGGTATTTTATTCTATCAATCAATTATTTGATCATACTCACTAATTATTTAGTCATCGAGAAGTCAATTGCATTCGATATTCAGATAATACTTTCGAGTAGTATTCGAGGTGATCGATTCGCTATCGTGATTCGATTCTACAGATAAGCCCACCCTTGAAAGATTCATTATTGTCGTATTTATCGGGGTTCCGCAATCATCGTCACGAACGAACCGAAGTGATATCTAATCGTAGCAGCGAATCAGATTGATTGCAATTTCTCGCCTGGAAATGTACTTCTCCGTGGTGTAGTCAAGATTCTCTAAGATGGTCTATAATTTTCATTCATTCACACCCCGATATCGTAACACGCTAATCCTCCTAGCATTTAATTTAGCACTACTGAACTGTGAAAATACCTTGGTGCCGAATCAAATAAATCAATTGAGTTTTTAAGCCAGACGAAATCGTATCGAAAGCTTTATAATTTCAGCATACTGagagaatattgaaaattattcTGCCGAATAATAAAATCAAAAGTTGGGATTCTAGAATTATTGTTCTCATTTATCGGGCaacttttaattaatttcttattatatCGAAATTTGTGCAATACAATTTATGCTTGATGGATTGCATATACTTTATACACCATttttaaatctgttttattACATAAACAAACGCTGAcgttgatttttaaattaattttcctgTTTCACTTCTTTAAATCTCTGTCAACAAATCTCCTCATTACTATTCATAactatattaattaatattatgaGTTCTCTACATAACGCTGTCATCCACATGTCACTGGCACGATACTCAATATCAAAAAAGATATTTTTCTAAAGAAAACGCTACATTCAACATAGAAATATCTCCAATCAAGAAGCGTCGAACCTTTTAATCAGAATTTAATTTTAGCACCTCCTCTTCGAGAACGTTTCATCGTCTCGCTCTTTTACCATCAACTGTAGCGAGGCACGCCTCCCGAGATAGTGCATCCAGccaaacaataaagatggacgAGTGCACGCCGAGTAACAGCCCGAACGTCGCTCTTCAAAATATTACTCGCTCGCAACTAGCAACCAGTTTCCTCAATGAATTTCGAACTGTCTCGTTTCAATATTGACTTTTCGACGTTCATTTCGAAGATTGACTTTCGATCGGCAACGAAATTGATTCCACGACGCGGCGTACTCGTAGCTACACGAGACACGCGAGCAACCTGGGCCTAGCTGGCGTGAGTAAAACGGGCAAAAGTAGATATTGTTGGGACGAGCTAACTTTGCATTTGGATCTAGTGATCGTGTTGAAATTCCTCTGACACATTAATTcagttatttataaatatacttaTATCAATACGAAATTAGCAAGATATATTCCTAACAATAAGGCTTGAAGCTTTTTAAgtgtatataaaaaaaattggaGGCATTAAAGAAATTCACAACCGAGCACTATTCATACAAAAACCTACAGAACTACATGACCCATTTTCTCTTAAACCACTAAAAGGGTTTCAATCAAATTTTTATTGAGCACTGTACTAATACTGCTAAATAAATTGTATCAGCGGCTTTTCAAAAACCCCTGAAAAAAAAAAGTTACACGATGTTCAATAAATCGCTAAAAAAGTGATAAGGTGATGCATGAGGATGCACGTTGTCAAAGTTGATAATAAAAAACTGATCTTTTGATAAGTTTTTTAACCATAAAGTCCCTTATACAGTTTTGACCACTAAATAAAATCATAATTCTTTTCCTAcatctttttcaatttttgtatACAAAATCTCTCTTCCTTTCTGCCTCACGTTGTCGATCACCCTACATACCTAAGCGTAGCTCTTTCTTCCAGAGTCTTTTTACCTCGTAAATAGACTTACAATCACGGTTGATAAGCGTCCTTTCGCCTCAGAACTCGTTCGACTCAGAACTCATCTGCCCTCAGTTACAGACCGATTCCCTTCGACTTCGTCGATCGAGCGATTACCTAGACGCGAAGTCGTCGATCAGGAAACGGGTAGTCGGGTCTGAATGGCGCGATTCGACTGGGCTCATTGAAAGTGAGCGAAGCACGAAGCTGTTTCCGCGGCACGGACGTCGCTCGGCGACGAATGCGAATTAAATTTTGTCGAAAAGATTAACGGGGTCTATTAAAAGTTTACTCGACGCTGATTCGGTCGCTGAGTTCCGAGACGAGCCGTTTCTCCGTCTGCCCGATATTTCGTCCTTTCGC
The sequence above is a segment of the Calliopsis andreniformis isolate RMS-2024a chromosome 3, iyCalAndr_principal, whole genome shotgun sequence genome. Coding sequences within it:
- the LOC143177213 gene encoding beta-1,4-glucuronyltransferase 1 codes for the protein MYGARGQRQGLARTDFAIRLPPSGEVCLACRYTSMVQFGCRPWNLSLTSVVVLALSNMLLTFLLLQSETCISEKAHRDMEPNVATEWSLGTLMKEQQPQQSDCTTQDYQPQPVDGSSLKLDIKLGRWDARKLYRTFDHVLVGSSFVELSQTYRVCLATQSSVEKLHSLVQGAHHWTGPMSVALYAAGDEEFEVLQKYLVYLRRCYEPIRERVAFSLAVPKVRPPRKQPRDYELPELLDCAKPEATLNEMMNDISNEQTNWRVRNVYPQNHMRNLARKNCQSDYVFLTDVDIVPSFNLTGTLDEFLKTDTCDKCAYVIPTYELDSRVRFPQNKTELVRLARKGLARPFHQKVFIHNQFATNFTRWILDTSQNHKNYGNVKTGKVYISHDVTNFEFLYEPFYVAKDIVPPHDERFMGYGYTRNTQVYEMYVAGYQFKVLSPVFTGHWGLQTRKTRPAWRERQNSANRKHFETFKKEVFARYMRDPLKMMKNAN